A single region of the Lineus longissimus chromosome 14, tnLinLong1.2, whole genome shotgun sequence genome encodes:
- the LOC135498933 gene encoding uncharacterized protein LOC135498933 isoform X1, which translates to MRWILNCSPKQFTTVNEAIANLNQLQPEQSKTKSDDDSKCYDSDPQIDFEVPAMPAPVAPSPKLTSIRLTRSEIYVVSIPPAEMVSRGHQVRMPYRSKETQTTNFQPDLTHTSVSIMEVPSTPETASTPQPKYKRKRSDSGNDEETEPLAKHSLSFVDDETKDPSWNPNMSLESVASTSDANNKRASSSLTEGMCAVSVSKLLELFHICYNCGSMVTITQSCLSCDVSGNGRASPLRLRTPTTWSWRACPDVSMK; encoded by the exons ATGCGGTGGATACTAAATTGCAGCCCAAAACAATTTACG ACTGTTAATGAAGCCATTGCCAACTTAAACCAACTGCAACCTGAACAATCAAAGACTAAGAGTGATGATGACTCCAAGTGCTATGATAGTGACCCTCAGATTGATTTCGAGGTGCCTGCCATGCCTGCCCCCGTAGCGCCCAGTCCCAAATTAACAAGCATTCGACTAACTAGGTCTGAAA TTTATGTTGTCAGCATTCCTCCAGCAGAAATGGTTTCGAGGGGACATCAAGTCCGGATGCCATATCGGTCAAAGGAAACGCAGACCACTAATTTTCAACCTGACCTCACCCACACTTCAGTGTCGATCATGGAGGTACCAAGTACGCCTGAAACTGCATCTACCCCTCAGCCAAAATACAAGAGGAAGCGTTCTGATTCAGGTAACGATGAGGAGACTGAGCCCTTGGCAAAGCATTCTTTGTCATTTGTGGATGATGAAACCAAGGACCCCTCTTGGAATCCaaatatgtctttggaaagtGTTGCATCTACTAG TGATGCCAACAATAAGCGAGCATCCTCATCCCTGACCGAGGGCATGTGTGCAGTTTCAGTGTCCAAGCTTTTGGAGCTGTTCCACATCTGCTACAACTGCGGCTCAATGGTGACCATAACACAGTCATGCTTGTCATGTGATGTATCTGGAAATGGCAGAGCCAG TCCACTGAGGTTAAGAACTCCTACCACATGGAGCTGGAGGGCCTGTCCCGATGTGTCGATGAAGTGA
- the LOC135498933 gene encoding uncharacterized protein LOC135498933 isoform X2, protein MRWILNCSPKQFTTVNEAIANLNQLQPEQSKTKSDDDSKCYDSDPQIDFEVPAMPAPVAPSPKLTSIRLTRSETEMVSRGHQVRMPYRSKETQTTNFQPDLTHTSVSIMEVPSTPETASTPQPKYKRKRSDSGNDEETEPLAKHSLSFVDDETKDPSWNPNMSLESVASTSDANNKRASSSLTEGMCAVSVSKLLELFHICYNCGSMVTITQSCLSCDVSGNGRASPLRLRTPTTWSWRACPDVSMK, encoded by the exons ATGCGGTGGATACTAAATTGCAGCCCAAAACAATTTACG ACTGTTAATGAAGCCATTGCCAACTTAAACCAACTGCAACCTGAACAATCAAAGACTAAGAGTGATGATGACTCCAAGTGCTATGATAGTGACCCTCAGATTGATTTCGAGGTGCCTGCCATGCCTGCCCCCGTAGCGCCCAGTCCCAAATTAACAAGCATTCGACTAACTAGGTCTGAAA CAGAAATGGTTTCGAGGGGACATCAAGTCCGGATGCCATATCGGTCAAAGGAAACGCAGACCACTAATTTTCAACCTGACCTCACCCACACTTCAGTGTCGATCATGGAGGTACCAAGTACGCCTGAAACTGCATCTACCCCTCAGCCAAAATACAAGAGGAAGCGTTCTGATTCAGGTAACGATGAGGAGACTGAGCCCTTGGCAAAGCATTCTTTGTCATTTGTGGATGATGAAACCAAGGACCCCTCTTGGAATCCaaatatgtctttggaaagtGTTGCATCTACTAG TGATGCCAACAATAAGCGAGCATCCTCATCCCTGACCGAGGGCATGTGTGCAGTTTCAGTGTCCAAGCTTTTGGAGCTGTTCCACATCTGCTACAACTGCGGCTCAATGGTGACCATAACACAGTCATGCTTGTCATGTGATGTATCTGGAAATGGCAGAGCCAG TCCACTGAGGTTAAGAACTCCTACCACATGGAGCTGGAGGGCCTGTCCCGATGTGTCGATGAAGTGA